In a genomic window of Rhopalosiphum maidis isolate BTI-1 chromosome 4, ASM367621v3, whole genome shotgun sequence:
- the LOC113560896 gene encoding uncharacterized protein LOC113560896 — MKKLLSKKLCLYIVLAFLVVCLFNILTSKNGDNNFMHYDEMFKTYYNYSKDSDLNGPEVSMDDSNLVKKLRENFLVKPIKENKGHRNHYNLVDMSLIDPSMGQAAEIAKIIDYTKGGFFIECGALDGETRSNTLYFERYYGWTGLLIEADPLNFAKMLKKGRRAYLSPSCLSINPYPEIVSFLQRSNMGRIAYDDVVEDLVGLNDIGKKNLPMVNVQCFPFYTYLLALNITVIDYFSLDVEGSELNVLKTIPFDKIDIRTLSVEFFHVKEGDDGIRTFLENKGYIVTGKVTRQDRLANDYIFAKPSVLTQNLSFYVN, encoded by the exons ATGAAAAAACTGTTGtcgaaaaaattatgtttgtatattgtacTGGCATTCCTTGTGGTTTGCTTGTTTAATATCTTGACGTCCAAAAACGGTGACAACAATTTCATGCACTATGATG AAATGTTCAAgacatattacaattattctaaag atagtgATTTGAACGGTCCAGAAGTATCCATGGATGATTCAaatcttgtaaaaaaattgcGAGAAAATTTCCTTGTCAAAcctattaaagaaaataaaggtcatcgaaatcattataatttagttgatATGTCGTTAATAGATCCTTCAATGGGACAAGCTGCTGAAATAGCCAAGATCATTGATTAtaca aaaggaggtttttttattgaatgcgGAGCTTTGGATGGTGAAACAAGATCTAATACTTTATACTTTGAACGTTATTATGGATGGACGGGACTACTCATAGAAGCAGATCCTTTAAATTTTgcgaaaatgttaaaaaaaggaCGAAGAGCATATTTATCACCTTCTTGTCTTAGTATTAATCCTTATCCTGAAATT gtttctTTTCTTCAACGTAGTAATATGGGCCGAATAGCATATGATGACGTTGTAGAAGACTTAGTAGGACTAAATGATATTGGGAAAAAGAATTTACCAATGGTTAATGTACAATGTTTTCCATTCTATACATATCTTTTAGCATTAAACATAACAGTAATAGATTATTTCAGCTTAGATGTTGAAGGATCAGAattaaatgtcttaaaaaCTATTCCATTTGATAAGATTGATATAAGA acTTTATCAGTGGAATTTTTCCATGTAAAAGAAGGTGACGATGGTATAAGAACGTTCTTGGAAAATAAAGGGTATATAGTTACTGGAAAAGTAACTAGGCAAGATCGATTAGCAAATGATTACATATTTGCAAAACCATCTGTTCTAACACAAAATCtatcattttatgtaaactaa